In the genome of bacterium HR17, the window CGCGTGCAGTTGCAACCGCACAGGGGCGCCAAGCGCAAAATACCCCTGTTGTTCCAGTTTTTGCAAATCCCGCAGGGTGATTTTGATGGGGATGCTACCGTTGGGCACCGTTGCCCCGTAGAGAACCGCTGGGACGAACCCTTGCCGTCGCAAACGGCGCGCCCGCCGTTTTCCCTGCTCCGTCGCCGGACGCACCCACGCTGTCAGCAGCGGCTCCGTCACAGTCGCACCCCTCCTTGCTACACAGTGGTTGGCGAAAAATATGTAGGTGGCGATGGTGGAGACATTGCCAGCGGGGCGGGGAGGATTTGAACCCCCGACCACGGGATTTGGAGTCCCGCGCTCTGCCAAACTGAGCTACCGCCCCGTTTTGTTGACTGAAGCCGTCGCAGGCATCACCAAAAGTTTAAAAACGCCGCCCCGCTGCGTCAAGTCGGCTAAAAGCCCTAATGCATAAGGGTAGACGCAATGGTGCGCCACAATTTAGTCGGAGGGTTGATGTGCATGCGCATACCGGTAGTTGCTGCGAACTGGAAAATGCACAAAACCGTCAGCGAAGCCTGTGCCTTCGTGGACACTTTTTTGCCGTTAGTGCGGGACGTGACAGACTGCACCGTCGTGTTGTGTCCGCCTTTCACAGCGCTGCACGCGGTCAGTCAAAAACTGCGGGGCACTTCCGTCGCACTGGGCGCGCAAAACCTCTTTTGGCGGGAGCAAGGCGCCTTTACTGGCGAAATCTCGCCCCTCATGCTGCGCGATGTCGGTTGCACTTTCGTCATCGTCGGACATAGCGAG includes:
- the rplY gene encoding 50S ribosomal protein L25, encoding MTEPLLTAWVRPATEQGKRRARRLRRQGFVPAVLYGATVPNGSIPIKITLRDLQKLEQQGYFALGAPVRLQLHAESGEVTEYTAVIREVQRHPLQLTLLHVDFFVPAPVAAPVAEPAGVTAAN